The genomic interval CCCATCCCAAGCCTTCCACAACCGACGAGGCAGTCCGTGGCTGAGAGCTTTTTGATGCTGGCGCAGGCCGGGGGCGGGTCGAGCCCGCTGAACACCCTGGTCCTGCTCGTGGGCCTGGTGGCGATCATGTACTTCGTCATGATCCGCCCCCAGCAAAAGCAGATGAAGGAGCACCGTACGCTGCTCGCTTCGCTCAAGAAGGGCGATGAGGTGGTCACCACGGGCGGCATGCTCGGGAAGATCCACCTGGTCGACGAGCGGACGGTGACGCTGGAGGTCGCCAGCGGCGTGCGCATCCGCATCCTGAAGACCTCCATCAGTGCCAAGGGCACGGTGGCCGAGGGCGCGCAGTCTTCGGACGAGAAGAAGGAAGAGAAGAAGAAGGAGGAGAAGTAATGGACCGCGGCTGGTGGTGGAAGTTTGGAATGATTGTCGCGGTGACGCTGGGGACCATCTGGTTCCTGATTCCGTCGTACTACTCGCTGGTGGTCATGGACCGTGACCAGCGCAACAACCTGGTGCTGCTGCAAGAGCGGCTGCCGAAGTGGGCACCTCCCGCGAAGTACCGCCTCAATCTGGGGCTGGACCTTCAGGGCGGCATCCACATGGTGATGCGCGTGGACACCAAGACGGCGCTCCAGAAGCGGACCGAGCGCCGGGGCCAGCAGATCGCCACGTACGTCGCCGACAAGAAGCTCGGCGAGGTCACGGCGGACACGGATCCAGAGAAGCTCCAGCTCACCTTGAAGGCGAAGGACCCGGCGACCATGGACGCCATCGAGAAGGACGTCCTGAGCACCTTCGGGGACTTCAAGCGGATCAGCCGCTCCGGCGACACGCTGGTGCTGGCCCCCGACGAGACCCAGGTCAACCGCTTCCGCGAGGAAGCCGTGGACCAGGCGATGCTCGTCATCCGCCGCCGCATCGACAAGTGGGGCGTCGCCGAAGTGGATGTGCGCAAGCTCGGCACCGACTCCATCCAGATTTCGCTGCCCGGCCGCAGCAACCCGGAGCAGGCCAAGGAGCTGGTGGGCACCACCGCCCAGCTCGAGTTCCGGATGGTGGACGACACCAACCCGCAGTTCTTCGCGCAGATGCTCCAGAACAACCCGGCTCCGGCGGGCAGCGACATCACGCTGACGGACGAGGGTGGGTTCTCGCAGCTGCAGAGCCCGTCGCGCGAGGCGCTGCTCGAGTACACCAAGGGCAAGGTTCCGGAGAACCGCCAGGTCGTCACCGAGTGCATCGCCAACCCGATGAAGAAGAACGAGTGCGCCTCCTACCGCACGTACCTGCTGGACAAGGCGGTTCCTCTGACGGGTGAGAGCCTGTCGGGCGCGGACGCGTCCGTGAACCAGATGAACGAGCCGGAGGTGAACATCTCCTTCGACCCGGCTGGCGCTCGCGAGTTCGAGAAGCTGACCGAGGCGGGCGTGGGCCGCCGCATGGCCATCGTGCTGGATGACAACGTCCACACCGCGCCGAACATCAACGAGAAGATTGGCGGCGGCCGGGCCCGCATCACCATGGGCCGCATGGGTGCTCGCACCCGCGAGGAGTGGCTGGGCGAGGCGCAGACGCTGGCGCTGGTGCTCAAGGCGGGCGCGCTGCCCGCGCCGGTGACGGTGGGCGAGATTCGTCAGGTGGGTGCGAGCCTGGGTGACGAGCTCATCAAGAAGGGCAGCCTCGCGGCGCTGGTGGGCCTGGGGCTGGTCGTCCTCTTCATGGCCCTCTACTACCGCAAGGCGGGCATCATCGCGGACATCGCGCTGCTGTTGAACGGTCTGCTCATCCTGGCGGGGTTGGCGTTCTTCAACGCGACACTCACCTTGCCTGGCATCGCGGGGTTCGTGCTGACGCTCGGCATCGCGGTGGATGCGAACGTGCTCATCAACGAGCGCATCCGCGAGGAGTTGGGGCACGGCAAGTCCGCCAAGGCGGCCGTGGACCAGGGTTACGACCGGGCCTTCTGGACCATCTTCGACGCGCACGTGACGGCGCTCATCGCCGGCTTCATCCTGTTCTTCACGGGCACCGGGCCGGTGCGCGGTTTCGCCACCACGCTCATCGTCGGCCTGCTGGCCTCGTTGTTCACGTCCATCGTGGTGACTCGCGTCATCATGACTTACTTCGTCCACGGCAAGAACGCGCAGACGGTGTCAGTCTAGCCGGCGGGAACACGGGAAACTGCCATGCAGATCCTCAAGAACAAGACGAACTTCGATTTCATCGGCAAGCGCAAGCCCGCCATCTTCATCTCCACGCTCGTGAACATCGCCATCCTCGTGGGTATCGCGACGGTGGGGTTCAACTACGGCGTGGACTTCGCGGGTGGCACCGTGGTGGAGCTGAAGTTCAATCACTCCATCAGCGCGGCCGACGTGCGTGAGCGCGCCCAGAAGGGCGGCCTGCACGATGTGAGCGTGCAGAACATCGGCAGCGCGGACGAGAACGCGTTCCTCCTGCGCATGGGCGGCGTCACGCAGCTCACCGAGGAGAACGCCGAGAAGGCGAAGAAGGCCATCGAGGCGTTGGGCCCCATGCGCAACGTCTACGCGGACCTGGCCAACGGCATCATCAACTTCCGCTCGGCCACGCCAATGGCGGCGGAGACCATCAAGAAGGCCGTGGAGGACTCCGGCACGGGCGTGCAGGAGGTCCGCGTCCTGGGCGAGAGCCAGGCGGGCGCGGGCACCGACTACCAGGTCGTCGCCAGCGGCATGGCGGACAAGGTGTACTCTGCGCTGAGCGCGGGGCTGGAGAAGCCGGACTTCGAGCAGCGGCGCGTGGACTACGTCGGTCCGCAGGTGGGCAAGCAGCTGCGCAACCGCGGCGTCATGGCGCTGCTGTACTCGATGGTGGCCATCCTCATCTACGTGGCGTTCCGGTTCGACTTCAAGTTCGGTCCGGGCGCGCTGCTCGCCATGATTCACGACGTCATCATGGTGGCCGGCTACTACCTGGTGAGCCGCCGCGAGTTCGGCCTGACGGCCATCGCCGCGCTGCTGACCATCGTCGGCTACTCGGTGAACGACACCATCGTCATCTACGACCGCATCCGCGAGGACATGGCCAAGTACAAGGGCAAGCCGCTGGCGGAGGTCATCAACATCGCCGTCAACGACACCCTGGGCCGCACCATCCTCACATCCGGCACCACGGCGTTGTCGCTCATCGGTCTGCTCATCTTCGGCGTCGGCGAAATCTTCGACTTCGCCATGGCCATGCTGGTGGGCATCCTCGTGGGCACCTACTCCTCCGTGTACATCGCCAGCCCGCTCACCATCTGGCTGGACGAGCGCGCCGCGGCGAAGGAAGCCCGTCACCGCGACGGCATGCCGAAGCCGGCGTAGTCGTTCCCCGCCATGTGCCCCTTCGACGGGGCGCGTGACGCGACGAGGGCCCTGGTCTCCTCACGGAGGCGGGGCCCTCGTTGTTTCCGGCGCAGCCCTCCTGGGGCCCTAGAAGCGCGCCCCCAACGTCACGGAGCCGTCCAAGAGGCCGCCCTGGACGTCCTCGCCGTTCATCGCGCCCCGGGCGAAGTCGTCATCCAGGAGCAGCCGCCAGGTGGCGCGGAGGCCCGCGGTGAGCGCGCCGCTGTTGAACTCCAGGCCCGCGGCGATAGGCAGCTCCTCCTGGGTGTCGGAGCCGTAGAGTCCGCCGACGCCCGTCCCCCGGACGTCCACGTAGGTGAGGCCGAAGCCCGCGCCCACGAAGGGACGCACGCCGGTGATGAGCGGCGGGGAGAGCTTCACCAGGGCGCTGCCGCCTTGCCGGACGATGGCGGGGCCATCTCCCAGGAGCCGCACGTCGTCGATTCCGTTGCGGGAGCCCTCGTAGCCGACCTCGAACCCCAGGAACGTGGTGGGCTGCACATTGAGTGTGAGACCCCATGAGGGGCCCGTGTCGGTGAGATCTCCCAGGTCGCCCGTGTAGTCACCGAGCCCGCCCTTGAGGAACACGTTCACATCTCCGCGCTTGCCTTCCGCCTCATCCTTCGCCAACGCTGAACTGGCGCCGATGAGCGCGAGCGCGCAGACGCTCGCTTGGATAGTCGTGGATGTCATGAGTCCTCCCTGTCAGGTTGTGTGCAGACAGGCTGTGCATCCCCCGCCCGCCGCGCTCCCCACGGGCAGACAACTGGCCGAGCGCACGCCTGAACGCCCGAGCAGGAAGGGAAATGTCGTGCCCAAGGTTGGACTTTCCTCGTCAGACGTCTGAGGTACTGTCTCGCGTGTCAAGATTTCGTCCCGGCCACGGAGGGGTTCCGTGCGCCGAGGAGGGGAGCTCGCGCGTGCGGTGGTTGCTTCCAGACGTGGTCGAGGAGGAGGTGGGGTCGCTGGCGGGGGAGTTGTCACTCCATCCGTTGGCGGCGCGGGTGCTCTTGCATCGCGGTTACCGGACGCCCGAGTCGGCGTCCGCGTTCCTGTCGGACCGGCTGGCGGACCTGCCGGACCCGTTCCGGATGAAGGGCATGGCGGCGGGCGTGGACCGGTTGGTGCGCGCGCTGCACCGGCGCGAGAAGGTGACGCTGTACGGCGACTACGACGTGGATGGCGTGTGCTCCACGTCGCTCCTGTGTCTGTTCCTGCGGGAGCTGGGCGGCTCGCCCGCCACGTACATCCCCCACCGTCTGGATGAGGGCTACGGCCTCAACCTGGGCGCGGTGGAGCGCATCGCCGGGGATGGAACGCGGGTACTGGTGACACTGGATTGCGGCATCACCTCCGTGGCGGAAATCACCCGCGCGAAGGAGTTGGGGTTGGACGTGGTGGTCGTGGACCACCACACGGTGCCGCCCACGCTGCCCCCGGCCGTGGCGGTGCTCAACCCGCACCAGCCCGGCTGCGAGTACCCCACCAAGGCGCTGTGCGCCGCGGGCGTGGCCTTCAACCTCTGCATGGGCCTGCGCAAGCGGCTGCGCGACGAGGGTTACTTCGCCACCCGCAAGGAGCCCAACCTCCGGGCGCTGATGGACCTGGTGGCCCTGGCCACCGTGGCGGACGTGGTGCCTCTGACGGGCGCCAACCGCATCCTCGTGACGCACGGCCTCCAGGAGCTCACGGCCGCCCGCCGTCCGGGAGTGCGCGCGCTGAAGGAAGCGGCGGGCATGGACCCGGACACGCCCATCACCGCGGGTCAGGTGGGCTTCCGCCTGGGGCCCCGCATCAACGCCGCGGGCCGGTTGCATGACGCGTCGCTGGGACTCCAGTTGCTGTGCTCGGAGACGCTGGAGTCGGCGCGCTCGCTGGCCTCGGTGTTGGACCGGGCCAACGCGGAGCGGCAGGGCATCGAGAGTCACATCCTGACCCAGGCGCTGGCCCAGGCCGAGGAGCACAAGGACGCGCGTGGCCTCGTCCTCTTCGACGAGGGCTGGCACCCGGGCGTCATCGGCATCGTCGCCTCGCGCGTGGTGGAGCGCTACCACCGGCCCACCGTCATGGTCGGCGTGAAGGACGGGGTGGGGAAGGGCTCGGCGCGCAGCATCGAGGCCTTCCACCTGTTCGACGCGCTCAGCGGGTGCTCGGAGCTGCTCACGAAGTTCGGTGGCCACAAGCACGCCGCGGGTCTCACCATCGACGCGGACAAGCTGCCCGCGCTGCGCGAGGCGTTCGAGAAGATTGCCTGGCAGCGGCTCACCCCCGAGGACCTCATCCCGCGCTGCCGCGTGGACGCCGTGGTGAGCGCCCGGGACTTGGATGCGACGGCGGTGGAGGCACTTCAGCGGCTGGGGCCCTTCGGTCAGGGCAACCCGGAGCCGGTACTGGTGCTGCGCCATCAGGTGGCTCGCCCGCGGGTGCTCCCGGCGAAGGCCGCGGGCAGCAACGGGCACTTGAAGCTGGCCCTCGTGGAGGCCCCGGAGCTGGACGCCATCGGCTTCGGCATGGCGGACCGCGTGCGGCTGGTGGAAGGGCCCGTGGACCTGGCCTTCCAGGCGGGTTTCGACACGTTCCGTGGACAGCGAAAGCTGTCGCTGCGGCTCAAGGACGTGCGGGCCGCGGCGTGAGGCGGGGCCTCGTCAGGCGAGGCCCCAGCGCACCCGGCCGGGAGTCATCAACGCGCCCACGCGCGCCAGTTCGTTGAGGCGGAAGCGCTCGGCCTGGCGCTCGAAGGCGTGACGGCAGCGCTCCGAGCAGAAGAAGTACCGGCGCTTCTTGTACTCCGACGACGGTTGCCCCTCCGGTGTCTCCAACTGCTTGCCGCACACCGGGTCCCAATGCTTGCCCTGGCTCTGCCCCTGCACGCCCTTCATGCCCCACCTCCCCGCCACACCCGACGGTGGGCACAAGCAGGGCATATGCCAACCCCCACGCCCCTCGGAGGAGCGAGGGAGCGAGGGGCGCCTGGCCGGCGGGAGGTGGAAAAACTTCCGCGCGGCCGAGCGCGACGCGACGTGTTGACTAGAAGGCGACGCCGACGCTGCCACCCAGGAAGAAGTCGTTCAGGTAGCCGCGGCGGAAGCCGATGGCCTCCAGGCGCAGGGCCAGCCGGAGGTTGCCGTCGCGGGTGAGCTTGGGACGGCCGCGAAGGCCCAGTCCGTACTGCATGACGGGCTTGATGCCGTTCACCTGGGTCTCCTTGTTGTCCACGGAGACGTAGGACGTCACGTAGGTGATTCCACCGCCCACTTGCCCGAAGACGCCGAAGTCGGACTTGCCGAACTTGAGCTCATAGGCCGG from Myxococcus stipitatus carries:
- the yajC gene encoding preprotein translocase subunit YajC — translated: MAESFLMLAQAGGGSSPLNTLVLLVGLVAIMYFVMIRPQQKQMKEHRTLLASLKKGDEVVTTGGMLGKIHLVDERTVTLEVASGVRIRILKTSISAKGTVAEGAQSSDEKKEEKKKEEK
- the secD gene encoding protein translocase subunit SecD; its protein translation is MDRGWWWKFGMIVAVTLGTIWFLIPSYYSLVVMDRDQRNNLVLLQERLPKWAPPAKYRLNLGLDLQGGIHMVMRVDTKTALQKRTERRGQQIATYVADKKLGEVTADTDPEKLQLTLKAKDPATMDAIEKDVLSTFGDFKRISRSGDTLVLAPDETQVNRFREEAVDQAMLVIRRRIDKWGVAEVDVRKLGTDSIQISLPGRSNPEQAKELVGTTAQLEFRMVDDTNPQFFAQMLQNNPAPAGSDITLTDEGGFSQLQSPSREALLEYTKGKVPENRQVVTECIANPMKKNECASYRTYLLDKAVPLTGESLSGADASVNQMNEPEVNISFDPAGAREFEKLTEAGVGRRMAIVLDDNVHTAPNINEKIGGGRARITMGRMGARTREEWLGEAQTLALVLKAGALPAPVTVGEIRQVGASLGDELIKKGSLAALVGLGLVVLFMALYYRKAGIIADIALLLNGLLILAGLAFFNATLTLPGIAGFVLTLGIAVDANVLINERIREELGHGKSAKAAVDQGYDRAFWTIFDAHVTALIAGFILFFTGTGPVRGFATTLIVGLLASLFTSIVVTRVIMTYFVHGKNAQTVSV
- a CDS encoding YHS domain-containing protein, translating into MKGVQGQSQGKHWDPVCGKQLETPEGQPSSEYKKRRYFFCSERCRHAFERQAERFRLNELARVGALMTPGRVRWGLA
- the recJ gene encoding single-stranded-DNA-specific exonuclease RecJ; amino-acid sequence: MRWLLPDVVEEEVGSLAGELSLHPLAARVLLHRGYRTPESASAFLSDRLADLPDPFRMKGMAAGVDRLVRALHRREKVTLYGDYDVDGVCSTSLLCLFLRELGGSPATYIPHRLDEGYGLNLGAVERIAGDGTRVLVTLDCGITSVAEITRAKELGLDVVVVDHHTVPPTLPPAVAVLNPHQPGCEYPTKALCAAGVAFNLCMGLRKRLRDEGYFATRKEPNLRALMDLVALATVADVVPLTGANRILVTHGLQELTAARRPGVRALKEAAGMDPDTPITAGQVGFRLGPRINAAGRLHDASLGLQLLCSETLESARSLASVLDRANAERQGIESHILTQALAQAEEHKDARGLVLFDEGWHPGVIGIVASRVVERYHRPTVMVGVKDGVGKGSARSIEAFHLFDALSGCSELLTKFGGHKHAAGLTIDADKLPALREAFEKIAWQRLTPEDLIPRCRVDAVVSARDLDATAVEALQRLGPFGQGNPEPVLVLRHQVARPRVLPAKAAGSNGHLKLALVEAPELDAIGFGMADRVRLVEGPVDLAFQAGFDTFRGQRKLSLRLKDVRAAA
- the secF gene encoding protein translocase subunit SecF; the encoded protein is MQILKNKTNFDFIGKRKPAIFISTLVNIAILVGIATVGFNYGVDFAGGTVVELKFNHSISAADVRERAQKGGLHDVSVQNIGSADENAFLLRMGGVTQLTEENAEKAKKAIEALGPMRNVYADLANGIINFRSATPMAAETIKKAVEDSGTGVQEVRVLGESQAGAGTDYQVVASGMADKVYSALSAGLEKPDFEQRRVDYVGPQVGKQLRNRGVMALLYSMVAILIYVAFRFDFKFGPGALLAMIHDVIMVAGYYLVSRREFGLTAIAALLTIVGYSVNDTIVIYDRIREDMAKYKGKPLAEVINIAVNDTLGRTILTSGTTALSLIGLLIFGVGEIFDFAMAMLVGILVGTYSSVYIASPLTIWLDERAAAKEARHRDGMPKPA